CTGGACCTGTGAACAGGAAACATAGAAAATACGAATCAATGTAAGAGACATATACGCGGTGACACGattaaaggagctctgtcacggCACGTTTGCTGTGTTCCGACCAAAGCTATTCAGAAATCGTTCTTTCTAACCTTCACTAGAGCCAAAAACATTGCCATGAAATTTAGGACTAAGTCATCAACCAAGAAGAGTACTCTACGGTACAAGATGGTTAGTGCGAGAACTTTGAATAAATTGAGactaaatatttcaaaatgcaATCCATCCCTATCCTTGCCATCCAGAACAACAGAGAGCAGTTAACAGTCTCGGTGCATGTAGTTATTCAGTTTTCAGTAAACAAACTTTACATTATTTCTGAGTTTCCATTGATGTGAAGACATATTTTAACATTCTAAAGTAGGGCAAAATAGCGAACCAGAGCTCCTTTAACCTTACGCAGTTATGAAGCTTAAACGATCTGGGATTTAACAGTACTTGAAACCAATTGTACATGTCTTCCGATCCGTTGTTTTCATCCAGGAGAACAAGATTGTCGGTTTTACTTTAATATAACGTACTATCCTTAGGGTCAGGAGCGCAGCCCGTCTGGACACTACCACCATTGGGGAGGAAATCAGTATCGCCAACGATATCAGCAGTTCCGATATAGCCCGCGTTCGTGTGGATGATGTCGACATATTTGGCATCAGTTTTATCCAGATGAACTTTTTTATCCGTTGCTGTGAAATATGGACCAGCTGGATCCAAACCTTTGCGCAATGAAAAGGAAAGATGCACATACACTTAGTATACATATCAACTTTTGTTCTCGACATTTCTCGCTTTCTTACTTGAAGGAAAAGTAAAATGAACTTCTTTggcatatgtatatatattgtTTACTAAATGGAGTAAAGGAATGAAAAGATGAGTTTCGTCGAAAGTCCTCGACTGATTTATCAAGATCAGTCACTGCTCCTCTCAGAGTTGAGCTCTCCTTGATATTTGGAATCATGTACAGCTGCCGAAGCGTCATGTCAGTAAATGAACAAATGAATACATGTAAACATAGGTTCTCACCAGTGATACGACCAAGTTTCATCCCGTACTTCTTTTGAAGACGAAGTCCTGCAAATCCACCGATCTGAGCACCAAAACTGAATCCAATGAAGTAGAATTTGTCCGCAGCTAATTGACCGGTAATGCAAGTGTGGTAAATTAGAAAGTTGATGAAGTGGGCAACTATAGCACCAACAAGCCGGGTGTTTCCAGCGGATTGACCGTAATCTTGATTGGCTCCTTTACTCCAGTCAACCAATATGACATTGAAGTCGCCTTTATCCAGCAGTGCATTTTTCAGGTCGATCATCCAATTATCATAACCATTGCCCGTTTCTAACAAACCAAAGTGACTGTTACTGAAAGGATGTTACCATGTAACCCCATGGTTACtaatctgcatttttttttgctcatggAATGCGGAATCTTGCACCAAAGGAATCTATAATAATCTAATAAAGCTCACATTTACTTAACAACAAGGGATTAACTATAGCAAGAGCGGTCCTCATACCCTACTACTCACATTAGCGTTGTGTTTGATTGAGCCTTATTCTTAGCGCAAAACTCAATAAAACCAGACTGAGTGCTCAAAATGTAATTCAATGCAGACAAGTATTCTGTTAGACAATTTCATTGGTTTCCAAACCCTGTGATACacccaaattttagttttcacaTTTATTTTAAGGCAGGACCTTTAGACTGGCCAAGCCATGAAAGTAATCCGTTTCAAAGGATGTCAAAAAATGTCCAGCAAAAATAGTTATTTGTTTTGCTAATTCGATTATTAATAGAGCTGCAGTTTCTTTTTgaaggatgatgatgataatgagaACAACTAAAATACCATCATAGTTCAAATGAAAGAAAGCAGAGATGATCAAAACGTTAAAGACACTGCCTGTCTTTATTAGGTTGTTACAAATTATTGTGACTGTTGGAAACCAGGTCGTTAACATGCAAATATAATTCACTTCAGTTACCTGTCCATCCATGGCATACTATAATTGTCCTTGGTCTCGTTATGTTAAAATGCGATTCCTCGAGTTTTGATACACTAGAGTCATCGAGTTCGTCGGCTTCGTTGGCGATACGGTTATCTCTGGTGTACAGGCGAAATGTTGTATCTATTTCCTCTGGACTTTGGGGAAGTTTCATCAGTGGGTTGGCAAATGGGCCAAACTGATCGAAACACCCATAATCTGGACCATAGCAAACTTGAGGGATTCCTATTCCTGTAATCATCGGAAAAGGAAAGGGCAAGAAAAGTCACTGTTTAATGACTTGATGACTTCTCAGTGCTAAAGAAGACTGACATACCAGACTGAAAATGTcattattttttggttttttacaGTTTCGCTTTTCCttccttctttctttcatttcttttttaacgaGGGTCAACCGAAGAAAGGCATAGCAAAAAGTTCGGATCTTGGAAGATCTAACGAGTAAATATAATATGGAGAACGGATTTAAACgaaacaatgaaagaagaaTGAGGGTACTATTATGGTAATTATACTTCAACAATATTTGCGAAAATAACCCAAAATAAGGGCTCAAAAATTACTTTTATTATCAACTGAAATAAAGTGATGAAGGAAATGTACCTTTCGAACAGGTAAATgaagaaaatatacattttAAAAACGTTTTCTTATTTCGTCTTTTCCTCGTCCGCTGAGGGGAGAAGGAAGGTGTGCAAGCAGTTGTATGAATTCATAACTCAGAGTGGCTTCagcaaacaaaatcaagaaaaggaaaagataaCCCCTGAAGTCTCAAAGATGTGGTTTATATTTGTGGCTTATCCACTCTAGAATGGGTCATAATGACCTATAAATGTCGCCTCTCCTTGTTGGTATAGTCAAAAGTGAAAGCTTTTTCCTCACCGGCGCTTCCAAGAGTAAAGAAACAGCCAAGGAGACATAGCATCACTAGGTTCTCCATTGCTTCGTAGTTGCAAAATTGCGGTCCTGCGAGAAAAAATATATTGACTACCGTAAGAAGAACTTCATCAGAACGCTAACCCTCGAATATCGGTATTAAACGATTtgagattaaaaaaatattaatgaatGAATGTATAAATGGATGAATTTCATAGTTACACGTTCGCCTTGTTGTTCGAACTTCAGGAAATTTGTGGAAGACGACATAAGACGTGTAACACTGTTACAATCTACGACAGCATTGAAACACAGAGCTCGCAAGTGTTTAGCAATATAGTCTTACAGATGCTGTCTCCGGGAGTCGCAAGCTTGGTGTTCAATTTTGCAAGGCGGTTcaattagaaaacaaaacaagtatcAGAAGAGATATTGTTGACACAAGAGAAGAACTATTCAAAGACTAGATCATTCCTGTTCGGGTTTTTCACACTTTTCTATATTTCAAGTTGAGTCTTGCAAAAGAAAGTACCTTATTAAATTCCTTGTGAACTGTAGCTAAGGTTGAATTAAAGGCAGGTATGGCCGCTTACAAACAAAAACTTACCACTCTACTTGAATCGCCTTGATTCCAGAATATAACGTTCCTCTTCAAAGTAGAAAATACGCGGAACTGTATGGAGGCACAGCTTTTATAAGCAACGTTTGATGTCTCGTTGTTAATCAAGGTTCCTTATAGTTACAAATATGGAATCCATGAaagcagaaatcgattctagaGTGGAAAACGTAAATGCGTGTAAACAATAGTATCATATTAATCAGCGTCATTCCATAAATTTGTTCGGAAAGAGTTCGCTTTCTCCCTTGTTGGAATGAATGTCAAATTCGTAAACTAATACAATCTAccttcatttttatttgtgGCTTGCAAAGAGCAGATTTATCAAAATTCGCTAACTTAAAAATCATGATGTATCCAATGAAACTGAATTAATCTGAATATCCCTGAAATTATTAAAATCGCTTTTCAAATGATGGGCCTAATGTGGACAGCATAGCAATTTGCGGTGACCTGTTGAATTTGGAAGTCTGTGCTTTTGTGTTGGGACGTGATGAATAAATattcataaaaaattaaaaagaacagaaaagaaagattcATGGGCACATCAAATTTTCACCTTGGAAAGGTTTAACATTGTAATATCTTCTGACATCAAGGCTTTGTGACAAGATTAGCAGACAGCCGTGAACTATCAGGCTATATTATTAACTGCAAAATTTTGTAACAAACAAGTTGCCTGTAtaagtcaaatttccacaggAAAGAGATAACAAAGCTAACGCTGACTTTGAGCGCAAGTATAGAAGAAGAGATAACCAGCCCCAATGGCGGGCCGAAGGTATTATCATGAACTTAAAACCAGAACTGAGATTATCAATTTGAAAGCGctgaatttcttttctttctttttttcaacttCTTGCGTAAGTCCGATAAGCAAAAAGGGATTTTTTAGAAATTGAAGTGATGCGCTCGAAAACCGCAAGCCAAAAAGGATACACTACGCATAACGTCCCCGGCTAAACTAAAGTCGAACGTAAAACTACTGTAATCTGTAAAATGAGACAGTCAAAAACAGCCAGATTATACAATAAAGTGGTCAACCTTGGGACAGAGCCAACTGATCGCATAAAAGAGGTTGTCCAAGATGTAATAAATGGAACTCGCACATTGTAGCACttaataggtggtttgcaaccaatctctagggacacaggtAACAATGCtacaatgtacaattgctggtggacgaacaaaaggagctaattagaaatcttttgttttcgtccaccaacatggcggctatgacgtaacgtgaaaaccacctataacaACAGTAACTATCAAGTACTAGCATGTTGAAGGAAGTTCGCACCAAGAATTCCAATGTTGTTTGTAAAGCAATCGTCTCTGTTGTAAACCACATCATGAATAACGTATACTTTTACCATTCAACGTTAAGTGAAAACGTCAATTGTTAATTCAAACACAATCGTTCTTTTAAAAGCCGCCGGATTATATCGTGAAGTAAATCATATTATGTTTGTTGAGCTGGTAAAAGAAGACGTGATGAAGAAATAGTCATACCAAACTAAGGACagcagaaaagaaagagaaatggcTCGCTTTCAGTACGGTGTGTATATCGTCAGTGGCCCCTCTTGAAATGTAGGATTTTGTAATTGTAAAATGGCATACATTTTCTTCATCTTTAAAGACTTAGCTTTgtgatattagggagcttaagcaaccacgacgacgacgccaacaaaaaccccacaaatttgcatatttgacaatgaaaaacagtatttttgcacgctttgcacgtgcatgtttcatcttttgacattttgtagacgttctcgttctttctacgacgtgaaatgacctgttttgcagttgtgtggacgagaAGAGCGTATGACGACAAATGTTCAAtgattttgtcctcttatgtccctagcgctggttccaatttaattccaggatagttagaacagctttttcaaacataatgactttgaataattgaaaagtgattgcagaaacgcgaagtgacattttcaaatgacgttctcgctcccgtcgccatCGTGTTtgcctaagctccctattagctAACACTGATTAACttgtaactgtgctcacattgtgggtggctcctcctgaaatgttctgcagttggtataggatttaatggagccgaaaccaattgtggaattgcacacattttaggcatcctactgaatcaacagttacaacacagatatattttttagcaaccactataatttgcagtctgccCAGTTTGAATTTAACCGACTGTATTTCTTTAGAACAGAAAAATGGACTGCTTTATACAGTTTCTTGCAAAGTCTTCCTGGTTTTAG
This genomic stretch from Acropora muricata isolate sample 2 chromosome 5, ASM3666990v1, whole genome shotgun sequence harbors:
- the LOC136916300 gene encoding inactive pancreatic lipase-related protein 1-like, coding for MENLVMLCLLGCFFTLGSAGIGIPQVCYGPDYGCFDQFGPFANPLMKLPQSPEEIDTTFRLYTRDNRIANEADELDDSSVSKLEESHFNITRPRTIIVCHGWTETGNGYDNWMIDLKNALLDKGDFNVILVDWSKGANQDYGQSAGNTRLVGAIVAHFINFLIYHTCITGQLAADKFYFIGFSFGAQIGGFAGLRLQKKYGMKLGRITGLDPAGPYFTATDKKVHLDKTDAKYVDIIHTNAGYIGTADIVGDTDFLPNGGSVQTGCAPDPKDSPVFIVGCNHLRATKYFVKTVTGNCPNPWKGHACSSYSWYWLGYCRDCSDGGCPLMGYRAEETKLEGEFYLNTGTWDTLCPEA